The Tenebrio molitor chromosome 3, icTenMoli1.1, whole genome shotgun sequence genome contains a region encoding:
- the Cen gene encoding cerebellar degeneration-related protein 2-like isoform X3, whose protein sequence is MASFRDLQMDWSTLCQDCTDCWTNEDLQLAAELGKTLLERNKELEIALKQHQNVIEDQAQEIEYLTKQTVALREVSDSRLRIYEQLEVSIQDLERANHRLVLENSAGKKHIKTLTTNIEGLEARCEDLQTTIDDLRLQVDVLKKRAQRPAEPVSTPPAVVTLRHVDKYVDDSKLTSPESNITRTIQNAQCVRNSTPIKTEPPSIDEDKENNGGEGSMEQISQLLAQLRECKTQTSRDHRRITELEEQLATMIQQNQALENQVIQLHHRDDDMKSMYDELSTLEEVRKGQMCSRCLRNVDRSSDDVAEEDDSSILDNLITPPPHRSSFSLDVQEHPRTSPPTKETGNLYKDLVEKYEALLEVHRQPMRNPKRNNCVSLQEELQMSSDFVNTKDTDEESGHGDSLKPHPKARMTFSHTPTDFSEAETSSSGFSDETSNKSTQTDERQGSFLCTIADGDDRFTIYDDASPISSRFKNQPEYQELFKEIFTVLKNTTVKTEVPSKPEEVTPSTIVTEEVSQITELDDDSQSIVSSTMSELSLSQAEPTTIIENIIQAQNQPIPEAEVQEAKPERVLKPLVRQPLEYVSVEVRKRSSSRRKNKFAERSDSPVTHIIGSPKINYSNRPTSGRRRRDFKNCPEADAAWNGNTVQFWSSNRNLASPTPSQGSGKFEYRPSLASQELHKLKKLDLSYAEVVRKADNKKQVARQRRK, encoded by the exons ACCTGCAACTGGCGGCCGAACTAGGGAAGACACTTTTAGAAAGGAACAAGGAATTAGAAATTGCCCTCAAACAACACCAGAATGTCATCGAAGACCAAGCACAAGAAATCGAG TACCTCACGAAACAGACAGTGGCCCTCCGCGAAGTCAGCGACTCCAGGTTGCGAATCTACGAACAGCTGGAGGTGAGCATTCAAGATCTGGAGAGGGCCAACCACCGGTTAGTCCTGGAAAATTCGGCCGGAAAGAAGCACATAAAAACGTTAACGACAAACATCGAGGGGTTGGAGGCGCGATGCGAAGACCTCCAAACCACGATCGACGATTTAAGACTGCAAGTGGACGTGCTCAAGAAGAGGGCCCAAAGACCCGCCGAACCCGTCAGCACACCCCCGGCCGTCGTCACCTTGAGGCACGTCGACAAATACGTTGACGACAGCAAACTTACCAGTCCTGAATCCAACATCACACGCACGATACAAAAC gCACAGTGTGTTAGAAACTCGACCCCGATCAAGACTGAACCTCCCAGCATCGACGAAGACAAGGAGAACAACGGCGGCGAAGGTAGCATGGAACAGATATCGCAACTTCTCGCTCAACTCAGAGAGTGCAAGACCCAGACCAGCAGGGACCACAGGAGGATTACCGAACTCGAAGAGCAACTGGCCACGATGATCCAGCAGAATCAAGCTTTGGAAAACCAAGTGATACAGCTCCATCACAGAGACGACGACATGAAAAGCATGTACGACGAGCTCAGCACCCTTGAAGAAGTGAG GAAAGGGCAGATGTGTAGTAGATGCTTGCGGAATGTGGATAGGAGCAGCGACGACGTAGCAGAAGAGGACGACTCTAGTATCCTGGACAATCTGATCACACCGCCGCCACATCGATCGTCCTTCTCTCTGGATGTGCAG GAACACCCGAGAACCTCGCCGCCTACCAAAGAGACGGGGAACCTGTACAAAGATTTGGTGGAGAAATACGAAGCACTTCTCGAAGTCCACCGCCAGCCGATGCGCAATCCTAAACGTAACAATTGCGTCTCGCTGCAAGAAGAGCTGCAGATGTCGAGCGACTTCGTCAACACAAAGGATACAGACGAAGAGAGCGGTCACGGTGACAGCCTCAAGCCGCATCCCAAAGCCAGGATGACTTTTTCGCACACACCAACAGACTTCTCTGAAGCCGAAACGAGCAGTTCTGGTTTCTCCGACGAGACCAGCAACAAGTCTACTCAAACAGACGAACGACAGGGGTCCTTCCTGTGCACCATAGCCGACGGCGACGATAGATTCACCATCTACGACGACGCCAGTCCCATCTCGAGCCGATTCAAAAACCAACCCGAGTACCAAGAGCTCTTCAAAGAAATCTTCACTGTGCTGAAGAACACCACGGTGAAAACTGAAGTCCCGTCGAAGCCTGAAGAAGTGACACCTTCCACGATTGTAACCGAAGAAGTGTCGCAGATCACCGAACTGGACGACGACTCGCAGAGCATCGTCTCGTCGACGATGTCCGAATTGTCGCTGTCCCAAGCCGAGCCCACCACCATCATCGAGAACATCATCCAGGCCCAGAACCAGCCGATTCCGGAAGCCGAGGTACAGGAGGCGAAGCCCGAACGGGTCCTGAAGCCTCTGGTGCGTCAGCCGTTGGAGTACGTGTCGGTGGAGGTGCGGAAGAGATCGTCGTCCAGGCGCAAGAACAAGTTCGCGGAGCGGTCCGACTCGCCGGTCACTCACATCATCGGAAGCCCCAAGATCAACTATTCGAATCGGCCTACGTCCGGAAGGAGGCGGCGCGATTTTAAGAATTGTCCAGAGGCTGACGCAGCCTGGAACGGCAACACGGTCCAGTTCTGGTCGTCCAACAGGAACTTGGCGTCGCCTACTCCTAGTCAGGGCAGCGGCAAGTTCGAATACAGACCGAGTCTCGCCTCGCAAGAGTTGCACAAACTGAAGAAGCTCGACTTGTCGTACGCGGAAGTGGTGAGGAAGGCGGACAATAAGAAACAAGTCGCCAGGCAAAGAAGGAAATAA
- the Cen gene encoding cerebellar degeneration-related protein 2-like isoform X4 — protein sequence MSAHQARGIQDYFEDDYTRNMLDDLQLAAELGKTLLERNKELEIALKQHQNVIEDQAQEIEYLTKQTVALREVSDSRLRIYEQLEVSIQDLERANHRLVLENSAGKKHIKTLTTNIEGLEARCEDLQTTIDDLRLQVDVLKKRAQRPAEPVSTPPAVVTLRHVDKYVDDSKLTSPESNITRTIQNAQCVRNSTPIKTEPPSIDEDKENNGGEGSMEQISQLLAQLRECKTQTSRDHRRITELEEQLATMIQQNQALENQVIQLHHRDDDMKSMYDELSTLEEVRKGQMCSRCLRNVDRSSDDVAEEDDSSILDNLITPPPHRSSFSLDVQEHPRTSPPTKETGNLYKDLVEKYEALLEVHRQPMRNPKRNNCVSLQEELQMSSDFVNTKDTDEESGHGDSLKPHPKARMTFSHTPTDFSEAETSSSGFSDETSNKSTQTDERQGSFLCTIADGDDRFTIYDDASPISSRFKNQPEYQELFKEIFTVLKNTTVKTEVPSKPEEVTPSTIVTEEVSQITELDDDSQSIVSSTMSELSLSQAEPTTIIENIIQAQNQPIPEAEVQEAKPERVLKPLVRQPLEYVSVEVRKRSSSRRKNKFAERSDSPVTHIIGSPKINYSNRPTSGRRRRDFKNCPEADAAWNGNTVQFWSSNRNLASPTPSQGSGKFEYRPSLASQELHKLKKLDLSYAEVVRKADNKKQVARQRRK from the exons ACCTGCAACTGGCGGCCGAACTAGGGAAGACACTTTTAGAAAGGAACAAGGAATTAGAAATTGCCCTCAAACAACACCAGAATGTCATCGAAGACCAAGCACAAGAAATCGAG TACCTCACGAAACAGACAGTGGCCCTCCGCGAAGTCAGCGACTCCAGGTTGCGAATCTACGAACAGCTGGAGGTGAGCATTCAAGATCTGGAGAGGGCCAACCACCGGTTAGTCCTGGAAAATTCGGCCGGAAAGAAGCACATAAAAACGTTAACGACAAACATCGAGGGGTTGGAGGCGCGATGCGAAGACCTCCAAACCACGATCGACGATTTAAGACTGCAAGTGGACGTGCTCAAGAAGAGGGCCCAAAGACCCGCCGAACCCGTCAGCACACCCCCGGCCGTCGTCACCTTGAGGCACGTCGACAAATACGTTGACGACAGCAAACTTACCAGTCCTGAATCCAACATCACACGCACGATACAAAAC gCACAGTGTGTTAGAAACTCGACCCCGATCAAGACTGAACCTCCCAGCATCGACGAAGACAAGGAGAACAACGGCGGCGAAGGTAGCATGGAACAGATATCGCAACTTCTCGCTCAACTCAGAGAGTGCAAGACCCAGACCAGCAGGGACCACAGGAGGATTACCGAACTCGAAGAGCAACTGGCCACGATGATCCAGCAGAATCAAGCTTTGGAAAACCAAGTGATACAGCTCCATCACAGAGACGACGACATGAAAAGCATGTACGACGAGCTCAGCACCCTTGAAGAAGTGAG GAAAGGGCAGATGTGTAGTAGATGCTTGCGGAATGTGGATAGGAGCAGCGACGACGTAGCAGAAGAGGACGACTCTAGTATCCTGGACAATCTGATCACACCGCCGCCACATCGATCGTCCTTCTCTCTGGATGTGCAG GAACACCCGAGAACCTCGCCGCCTACCAAAGAGACGGGGAACCTGTACAAAGATTTGGTGGAGAAATACGAAGCACTTCTCGAAGTCCACCGCCAGCCGATGCGCAATCCTAAACGTAACAATTGCGTCTCGCTGCAAGAAGAGCTGCAGATGTCGAGCGACTTCGTCAACACAAAGGATACAGACGAAGAGAGCGGTCACGGTGACAGCCTCAAGCCGCATCCCAAAGCCAGGATGACTTTTTCGCACACACCAACAGACTTCTCTGAAGCCGAAACGAGCAGTTCTGGTTTCTCCGACGAGACCAGCAACAAGTCTACTCAAACAGACGAACGACAGGGGTCCTTCCTGTGCACCATAGCCGACGGCGACGATAGATTCACCATCTACGACGACGCCAGTCCCATCTCGAGCCGATTCAAAAACCAACCCGAGTACCAAGAGCTCTTCAAAGAAATCTTCACTGTGCTGAAGAACACCACGGTGAAAACTGAAGTCCCGTCGAAGCCTGAAGAAGTGACACCTTCCACGATTGTAACCGAAGAAGTGTCGCAGATCACCGAACTGGACGACGACTCGCAGAGCATCGTCTCGTCGACGATGTCCGAATTGTCGCTGTCCCAAGCCGAGCCCACCACCATCATCGAGAACATCATCCAGGCCCAGAACCAGCCGATTCCGGAAGCCGAGGTACAGGAGGCGAAGCCCGAACGGGTCCTGAAGCCTCTGGTGCGTCAGCCGTTGGAGTACGTGTCGGTGGAGGTGCGGAAGAGATCGTCGTCCAGGCGCAAGAACAAGTTCGCGGAGCGGTCCGACTCGCCGGTCACTCACATCATCGGAAGCCCCAAGATCAACTATTCGAATCGGCCTACGTCCGGAAGGAGGCGGCGCGATTTTAAGAATTGTCCAGAGGCTGACGCAGCCTGGAACGGCAACACGGTCCAGTTCTGGTCGTCCAACAGGAACTTGGCGTCGCCTACTCCTAGTCAGGGCAGCGGCAAGTTCGAATACAGACCGAGTCTCGCCTCGCAAGAGTTGCACAAACTGAAGAAGCTCGACTTGTCGTACGCGGAAGTGGTGAGGAAGGCGGACAATAAGAAACAAGTCGCCAGGCAAAGAAGGAAATAA
- the Cen gene encoding cerebellar degeneration-related protein 2-like isoform X1 encodes MIYSQFAFVGRFYFDNEHVKRTRDTIVFFFRAVCFRSRESATNLQLAAELGKTLLERNKELEIALKQHQNVIEDQAQEIEYLTKQTVALREVSDSRLRIYEQLEVSIQDLERANHRLVLENSAGKKHIKTLTTNIEGLEARCEDLQTTIDDLRLQVDVLKKRAQRPAEPVSTPPAVVTLRHVDKYVDDSKLTSPESNITRTIQNAQCVRNSTPIKTEPPSIDEDKENNGGEGSMEQISQLLAQLRECKTQTSRDHRRITELEEQLATMIQQNQALENQVIQLHHRDDDMKSMYDELSTLEEVRKGQMCSRCLRNVDRSSDDVAEEDDSSILDNLITPPPHRSSFSLDVQEHPRTSPPTKETGNLYKDLVEKYEALLEVHRQPMRNPKRNNCVSLQEELQMSSDFVNTKDTDEESGHGDSLKPHPKARMTFSHTPTDFSEAETSSSGFSDETSNKSTQTDERQGSFLCTIADGDDRFTIYDDASPISSRFKNQPEYQELFKEIFTVLKNTTVKTEVPSKPEEVTPSTIVTEEVSQITELDDDSQSIVSSTMSELSLSQAEPTTIIENIIQAQNQPIPEAEVQEAKPERVLKPLVRQPLEYVSVEVRKRSSSRRKNKFAERSDSPVTHIIGSPKINYSNRPTSGRRRRDFKNCPEADAAWNGNTVQFWSSNRNLASPTPSQGSGKFEYRPSLASQELHKLKKLDLSYAEVVRKADNKKQVARQRRK; translated from the exons ACCTGCAACTGGCGGCCGAACTAGGGAAGACACTTTTAGAAAGGAACAAGGAATTAGAAATTGCCCTCAAACAACACCAGAATGTCATCGAAGACCAAGCACAAGAAATCGAG TACCTCACGAAACAGACAGTGGCCCTCCGCGAAGTCAGCGACTCCAGGTTGCGAATCTACGAACAGCTGGAGGTGAGCATTCAAGATCTGGAGAGGGCCAACCACCGGTTAGTCCTGGAAAATTCGGCCGGAAAGAAGCACATAAAAACGTTAACGACAAACATCGAGGGGTTGGAGGCGCGATGCGAAGACCTCCAAACCACGATCGACGATTTAAGACTGCAAGTGGACGTGCTCAAGAAGAGGGCCCAAAGACCCGCCGAACCCGTCAGCACACCCCCGGCCGTCGTCACCTTGAGGCACGTCGACAAATACGTTGACGACAGCAAACTTACCAGTCCTGAATCCAACATCACACGCACGATACAAAAC gCACAGTGTGTTAGAAACTCGACCCCGATCAAGACTGAACCTCCCAGCATCGACGAAGACAAGGAGAACAACGGCGGCGAAGGTAGCATGGAACAGATATCGCAACTTCTCGCTCAACTCAGAGAGTGCAAGACCCAGACCAGCAGGGACCACAGGAGGATTACCGAACTCGAAGAGCAACTGGCCACGATGATCCAGCAGAATCAAGCTTTGGAAAACCAAGTGATACAGCTCCATCACAGAGACGACGACATGAAAAGCATGTACGACGAGCTCAGCACCCTTGAAGAAGTGAG GAAAGGGCAGATGTGTAGTAGATGCTTGCGGAATGTGGATAGGAGCAGCGACGACGTAGCAGAAGAGGACGACTCTAGTATCCTGGACAATCTGATCACACCGCCGCCACATCGATCGTCCTTCTCTCTGGATGTGCAG GAACACCCGAGAACCTCGCCGCCTACCAAAGAGACGGGGAACCTGTACAAAGATTTGGTGGAGAAATACGAAGCACTTCTCGAAGTCCACCGCCAGCCGATGCGCAATCCTAAACGTAACAATTGCGTCTCGCTGCAAGAAGAGCTGCAGATGTCGAGCGACTTCGTCAACACAAAGGATACAGACGAAGAGAGCGGTCACGGTGACAGCCTCAAGCCGCATCCCAAAGCCAGGATGACTTTTTCGCACACACCAACAGACTTCTCTGAAGCCGAAACGAGCAGTTCTGGTTTCTCCGACGAGACCAGCAACAAGTCTACTCAAACAGACGAACGACAGGGGTCCTTCCTGTGCACCATAGCCGACGGCGACGATAGATTCACCATCTACGACGACGCCAGTCCCATCTCGAGCCGATTCAAAAACCAACCCGAGTACCAAGAGCTCTTCAAAGAAATCTTCACTGTGCTGAAGAACACCACGGTGAAAACTGAAGTCCCGTCGAAGCCTGAAGAAGTGACACCTTCCACGATTGTAACCGAAGAAGTGTCGCAGATCACCGAACTGGACGACGACTCGCAGAGCATCGTCTCGTCGACGATGTCCGAATTGTCGCTGTCCCAAGCCGAGCCCACCACCATCATCGAGAACATCATCCAGGCCCAGAACCAGCCGATTCCGGAAGCCGAGGTACAGGAGGCGAAGCCCGAACGGGTCCTGAAGCCTCTGGTGCGTCAGCCGTTGGAGTACGTGTCGGTGGAGGTGCGGAAGAGATCGTCGTCCAGGCGCAAGAACAAGTTCGCGGAGCGGTCCGACTCGCCGGTCACTCACATCATCGGAAGCCCCAAGATCAACTATTCGAATCGGCCTACGTCCGGAAGGAGGCGGCGCGATTTTAAGAATTGTCCAGAGGCTGACGCAGCCTGGAACGGCAACACGGTCCAGTTCTGGTCGTCCAACAGGAACTTGGCGTCGCCTACTCCTAGTCAGGGCAGCGGCAAGTTCGAATACAGACCGAGTCTCGCCTCGCAAGAGTTGCACAAACTGAAGAAGCTCGACTTGTCGTACGCGGAAGTGGTGAGGAAGGCGGACAATAAGAAACAAGTCGCCAGGCAAAGAAGGAAATAA
- the Cen gene encoding cerebellar degeneration-related protein 2-like isoform X2 gives MMGDEHDSIQPLNSLDCWDYSIELECLQGTQDLQLAAELGKTLLERNKELEIALKQHQNVIEDQAQEIEYLTKQTVALREVSDSRLRIYEQLEVSIQDLERANHRLVLENSAGKKHIKTLTTNIEGLEARCEDLQTTIDDLRLQVDVLKKRAQRPAEPVSTPPAVVTLRHVDKYVDDSKLTSPESNITRTIQNAQCVRNSTPIKTEPPSIDEDKENNGGEGSMEQISQLLAQLRECKTQTSRDHRRITELEEQLATMIQQNQALENQVIQLHHRDDDMKSMYDELSTLEEVRKGQMCSRCLRNVDRSSDDVAEEDDSSILDNLITPPPHRSSFSLDVQEHPRTSPPTKETGNLYKDLVEKYEALLEVHRQPMRNPKRNNCVSLQEELQMSSDFVNTKDTDEESGHGDSLKPHPKARMTFSHTPTDFSEAETSSSGFSDETSNKSTQTDERQGSFLCTIADGDDRFTIYDDASPISSRFKNQPEYQELFKEIFTVLKNTTVKTEVPSKPEEVTPSTIVTEEVSQITELDDDSQSIVSSTMSELSLSQAEPTTIIENIIQAQNQPIPEAEVQEAKPERVLKPLVRQPLEYVSVEVRKRSSSRRKNKFAERSDSPVTHIIGSPKINYSNRPTSGRRRRDFKNCPEADAAWNGNTVQFWSSNRNLASPTPSQGSGKFEYRPSLASQELHKLKKLDLSYAEVVRKADNKKQVARQRRK, from the exons ACCTGCAACTGGCGGCCGAACTAGGGAAGACACTTTTAGAAAGGAACAAGGAATTAGAAATTGCCCTCAAACAACACCAGAATGTCATCGAAGACCAAGCACAAGAAATCGAG TACCTCACGAAACAGACAGTGGCCCTCCGCGAAGTCAGCGACTCCAGGTTGCGAATCTACGAACAGCTGGAGGTGAGCATTCAAGATCTGGAGAGGGCCAACCACCGGTTAGTCCTGGAAAATTCGGCCGGAAAGAAGCACATAAAAACGTTAACGACAAACATCGAGGGGTTGGAGGCGCGATGCGAAGACCTCCAAACCACGATCGACGATTTAAGACTGCAAGTGGACGTGCTCAAGAAGAGGGCCCAAAGACCCGCCGAACCCGTCAGCACACCCCCGGCCGTCGTCACCTTGAGGCACGTCGACAAATACGTTGACGACAGCAAACTTACCAGTCCTGAATCCAACATCACACGCACGATACAAAAC gCACAGTGTGTTAGAAACTCGACCCCGATCAAGACTGAACCTCCCAGCATCGACGAAGACAAGGAGAACAACGGCGGCGAAGGTAGCATGGAACAGATATCGCAACTTCTCGCTCAACTCAGAGAGTGCAAGACCCAGACCAGCAGGGACCACAGGAGGATTACCGAACTCGAAGAGCAACTGGCCACGATGATCCAGCAGAATCAAGCTTTGGAAAACCAAGTGATACAGCTCCATCACAGAGACGACGACATGAAAAGCATGTACGACGAGCTCAGCACCCTTGAAGAAGTGAG GAAAGGGCAGATGTGTAGTAGATGCTTGCGGAATGTGGATAGGAGCAGCGACGACGTAGCAGAAGAGGACGACTCTAGTATCCTGGACAATCTGATCACACCGCCGCCACATCGATCGTCCTTCTCTCTGGATGTGCAG GAACACCCGAGAACCTCGCCGCCTACCAAAGAGACGGGGAACCTGTACAAAGATTTGGTGGAGAAATACGAAGCACTTCTCGAAGTCCACCGCCAGCCGATGCGCAATCCTAAACGTAACAATTGCGTCTCGCTGCAAGAAGAGCTGCAGATGTCGAGCGACTTCGTCAACACAAAGGATACAGACGAAGAGAGCGGTCACGGTGACAGCCTCAAGCCGCATCCCAAAGCCAGGATGACTTTTTCGCACACACCAACAGACTTCTCTGAAGCCGAAACGAGCAGTTCTGGTTTCTCCGACGAGACCAGCAACAAGTCTACTCAAACAGACGAACGACAGGGGTCCTTCCTGTGCACCATAGCCGACGGCGACGATAGATTCACCATCTACGACGACGCCAGTCCCATCTCGAGCCGATTCAAAAACCAACCCGAGTACCAAGAGCTCTTCAAAGAAATCTTCACTGTGCTGAAGAACACCACGGTGAAAACTGAAGTCCCGTCGAAGCCTGAAGAAGTGACACCTTCCACGATTGTAACCGAAGAAGTGTCGCAGATCACCGAACTGGACGACGACTCGCAGAGCATCGTCTCGTCGACGATGTCCGAATTGTCGCTGTCCCAAGCCGAGCCCACCACCATCATCGAGAACATCATCCAGGCCCAGAACCAGCCGATTCCGGAAGCCGAGGTACAGGAGGCGAAGCCCGAACGGGTCCTGAAGCCTCTGGTGCGTCAGCCGTTGGAGTACGTGTCGGTGGAGGTGCGGAAGAGATCGTCGTCCAGGCGCAAGAACAAGTTCGCGGAGCGGTCCGACTCGCCGGTCACTCACATCATCGGAAGCCCCAAGATCAACTATTCGAATCGGCCTACGTCCGGAAGGAGGCGGCGCGATTTTAAGAATTGTCCAGAGGCTGACGCAGCCTGGAACGGCAACACGGTCCAGTTCTGGTCGTCCAACAGGAACTTGGCGTCGCCTACTCCTAGTCAGGGCAGCGGCAAGTTCGAATACAGACCGAGTCTCGCCTCGCAAGAGTTGCACAAACTGAAGAAGCTCGACTTGTCGTACGCGGAAGTGGTGAGGAAGGCGGACAATAAGAAACAAGTCGCCAGGCAAAGAAGGAAATAA